In Helicoverpa armigera isolate CAAS_96S chromosome 22, ASM3070526v1, whole genome shotgun sequence, the genomic stretch GTGTTGAGCTGCGGCGTGTCCAGAGCGCTGTTCAGTATCGTCAGACACTTGTTCAGCGTCGCCGTGTCAGACAGCTTCTGACTTTGTTACTATGTTACTACATACCTCCAGCTCGTTGAATATCATCTGCATGATGGGAGTGACAGTGTTGAGCTGCGGCGTGTCCAGAGCGCTGTTCAGTATCGTCAGACACTTGTTCAGCGTCGCCGTGTCAGACAGCTTCTCTTTTATCGTCTGTCAAATGATCATTTATTAATCTTTGTTCGGCAATTTTTTGGACAGATGGCGTGACAACTTACGGCTGTTCAAAATAATCTATCCATCTATTGTTTTACTTACTATCTCTAGATAGGAATTTGAAATTACTTGTtgtcaaaattctatttctAGTAAGCAATATGGGGAACGGCCGTTAGACGTCTATTATCGAGATTAGTGGACTCCATCGAAGGATCGGGAAGTGTGAAAGCAGGATAGGCAGGCTTTTGCAAAGCAGTGGGACATAATAGGctggtaataataataatttgtgaatGGTGGTTAAAAACGACTTACTGGTACAGGTGCCGGAGGTGGCGCCGCTGGCTGAATGGATAACTCATCTAGCTTCTTTTGAATATCAGCCacctaagtaaaataaataaaaataaaattatttgtatgtgtCGGCTGCAAGCTTGGAAACTTCCGACATATtgacaaaaaagtaaaatttttgtagggtaattagaaaaattaaaaaaatatttattgcatgttttgaaaaaaaacagcatacaaaattttcttcatacgtttgtttttgtttactttttatattgatgtccagtatttatttaccttagcTTTGCATTCGGCCGCTAGCGAGTAGTTCTGGTCTCTGACGGCTTCCTCTTGAGCTTCAATAGCGACGTTCAGTGATACACGCAGTCGCGCTCTCTATGTACAAATAACAGAAATATAGTACCATAACtttgtttattatacaataagatataatatttatatatttcctgGTGTATCAACAAGCGGCATATGTTTTCTAGGCTGCCGCCCTGGTTGACTAAAGGGCTCAATAAAGAACATGATGGCTTTTAATCAGAAAGAGTTTGACAGTttctcacgctgcacccacagcggaaggggtcttTTGATGACATCCCACCAAAAAAGGGTGGAGATTTGAAGCAAAGAGATATACTAACTTACTTCTCCACTACTTTTGATGTCTCTTATTAACCTTTTAAATAGCTAAATACCTGTAACTTAGCCTCGGTGCAGTCGacaggcggcggcggcggcggggacGGCTGCTCGGGCTCGGGCGGGTCGCGGAGTGACGATATGACGCTACTTATGACCTCCATCCGACCTGTCAGCTCCGGCACCACTAGTTCTAGAGCCCACACGAATGCGCGGATCACGTCGGCATTTAGAACTCCGTAGTCACCTAGGAGGTACAAGATATAGGCATTAGGTACTATTTAGGAACTATTCTTGTATAACATATTATCACTTTAGTTGGGACGAATATTAATTACgaaattaatgtttcttttcctaatactaatgttaaaattatattccagAAGCAGTACCAAATCAAGCAGTTAATCTATTTAACATAAGCTTTATGCTCCTAGGAAACGTTGCCAGAATAAAATCATATTCATAATCATATAACATAGACAAAGTACACTTACGCCATTGCTAAGATGCCATAACGCAGAGTGCATGATAAAAAAGGCGAAAATATATGAATATCAAAGTTGTAGGTTAAGCTCGCTGTTGTACGtaaagttttttgtatttttgtgcgTGTTTCTTATATTAAGtgtacattaaataatattaaattaccagTAAGCACATCAGTGATAAGCGACTGCAACGCGCTTCTCCCGGCGGGGTCCGTCACGTCATACACTCGTAACATAGTTCCCAGCTCGTGTAGAACGTACTGACGCGTACTGAACCCGACTGGATCCTCAGTTTCGGATGGACAGGGGGATTCTACGATACTGGGAGCGTAAACATATACAtgaatttacttaaaaatatttcatatgttAAGGGAAAAGTAAGTCTTGTAATAAATATGGATGTTTGCCATCGCTATCTATATTTATGCAGGcattatttatatatacttatattctGAACAAgacatgtattaaaataataacaaagaaaattattacaagGCAGAAACCAAGGTGTTTCTTTCAGACCCCTCTTTAAAACTAATTCCTGGATATACtatcaattttcttttactcTTACATTAAAGTTTTTGGTTAAGTAGGCTTTTCACCCAACTGTATTCAAACCTGGACTTATTACCTATGCAAAACGAATTCCACCTTTTTGCACTTCTAAAACTAATTTCAAACCATAACTCACGCTCTAATATATCCAATTAGTATCACCAGATCCGGCAGTATAGTTTCCAATGTTTCATCATCGTCAATCTTCTGCAAATGTTCCGCTAGATGGCGCCAGTACCACGCGGTCTCCTTGTTGAGCTTCTCGGCGGGGATCAGGCGGAGTGTCTTGTCTGTGGGCAGCCATTCTAGGAGTTCCGATATTGGGAGACGTCTGGGGGAAAAAAGGCTGATTATGTTATTTGATTTTGGAGGAAATGTTTATTACTTTGAAGGATTGGGCAATGTATTAAGTGAAGTAGCATATATTAAGTGGGTGAGAAAAATTGAGgctataattaaattaacaacatatgtggaaaaactaaaaacattcGCTAAGCACAGACAAATTCTACATAATCTTAGAAACTTTTGCTCAACTTTCGAAGCATCTCTGTGTGATTATATAATTCTTATAATCACACAGAGATGTTtgtgagtaggtacttaatttaaaaaatagcttaatagcttatacatcagaataagtAGCTTTTTATACGGGTGCGGAAGTAATTTCCTGTGAAAGATGGTAAAACCACGATGAAAATGTTTGGTGACGAATTTAACAATAATATGAAGATGaccttatatgtattttaatatactcACTTGAACAGCGACTCAAGTAGTTTCCCAGCCACATACTGCGAGTCCTTGGCATCATGAGCGTTATCCAGTCTGATAGCTTTGAGCAGGTCCACAATGTTGCCTTGGAATGTGCTCAGCCAACCTGGTATGAGGATTTCTTCCACCACGCGACGGACGCGCACTGAACGTTCCGTTAAACCCACCTGTgtataacaatatttaaaaaagtgatcaaaaaatttacaaagtttaatttatttcatagatGTCCTTTTCTATGGTTAACATGTTAGCTTGAAGTATGtgtctcgggtttgattcccgggaCGGcccgaaatcactttgtgggttttagaagactttcacaaagcagacCAGAGCCTGggagttggtgattgatacccccgtgtatcggagagcacgtaaatgtcggtcctgcgcctgatctctctcctgtCGTGTCgtattgccgtcccatcgcaagcagagagtgaaggaatagtgagtgcacctgtgtctgcgcaaatgcctgtgcactatatgtcctgcgcagttggctaatcttcttatatgagaacagtcgccgtagTCGATAATtcgctaggaggacatcatagcCCTTTGAAATCTCACCTTCAATGTTAACACTCTCTGCCTAACTCTGAGCTGTGTTACATTGATAGCGGCGATGTATAAGAAGGCGGCGCGGCGCACTGCCTCGTCCACGTCACACAGCCGCTCTAACACGAAGGGCACGTTGCGGCTGCACTTCGCTATTGACATCACTATGGCTCTGGGAATTAAAAAGAATGGTCTTTGGGTGATGAACTACAGTCAATTATTTACTGCCTACAGCCAAAACAAAAAAGCTCAATAGTTCAAAACTTACTAGTGTATCGAAAGAGAAGATGATTGACATCTGTAGATTAAGTTGAAGTACCTCAAACTTATTGCAGACAAGGTTTTTTACAGGAAGGAAGCTGGTtgccagatttttttattctagtaggtaaCAGTTACGTAAAGCAAGCAGATTGAAACAGCGTGAAGCAAACGAATTGGACCAGTGCTGGCTACCAGCTTTTTTACAGTATATGGCCTCAAAATGTATGTGATATCGTAAAAGATTCATATTGAAATTTACTTATTGAGCAAGAATATACATTTTAGTAACTTTAAAATGGCAGCAAACTGGACATACCTTCTAACAGAAGAGCTAGGATCACAGCTCATGTGGAACCGGTAAGCTCTGGTGACTTCATCATCTTGCTCCATGGGGTTCTGCAGTCTTTGCAGCGCGAGGGCTGCGCGACAACGTACTGCTCCTCGCGTGTCTTGTAGTCTTTGCATCTGGTGACAGAATTCATTATGAGTTACTATTTACATTACACAagcattttcattttcattatgtTCAATATTAAAGGCGAGTGCACCATTTAGCTATAAGTTTGGTTATCACACCAGCATGAAATAGCCACCCATTACTCAAATTGGCAATTTGACAATTGAAAAATGGTtcagatatttttatagtttcatGGGACAACTCACCGTAAGTCTGATAGAAACTTAAGATCATAGGTAAAGTTCAGGGTAAAGTTGAGAATAAGTTGGTTTCTACAATGCTTGAATACCagtaatattagtatttattccATGTTTGTTACCTGTGAGGCGAGCAACTTGTCACAAAGATCATCATCAAGTGAGGCATCATCACCGAGAGCAGACAGAACAGCCGCCAGCAGCTGACTGGCGCGGTACCTCACTGACTGGCCGGAAACACATTGACactgtaaataaaaagattaataaaataattttgatagtgACATACATTATATTACATACATTGGCATtggaaaaaaaaagtaaaaaaaaacatgaaaagttTCAATTTATAGTTAGGTAGGTTCTATATTATGATTGTATAAGTACATTTTtgcttttttgtatttaaagttTCAATGCATGATTCTAAGCAAACACTAGTGGGAAATATGTAAGCCTAAATGTATGTTTGATAGGTGCTGTTGAGTAGTTATACATAGTACATGATTGCAGATTGCTATAAGATAAACAATGTATGTATTCACCAGTCTAATCATACAACTGAAACTTTTTGACcttattattaaatagttattCGAATTTCTACAGATACTTACGTCAAAGATAACATCAAATATGAACAGCAAGAACTCCTCCTCATCATCCAGGGATGTGCAGAACGTAGCCACAAACTGTACCACTCTGTCCACATTGGCACTTGTGTCTCCGAATGTGAACAAGTACATTATTGCGTTCTTGAAGCTCTCCCGGAAACTGTCCTCGTCCAGCTACAAGTTAAAATAGTATCATCATTGTTATTCAGCCATGTTATATCTCCAAGGAACACCAAGCTAAGTCATGGGTGAAATAAAattcatcctctgagcctttttcccagctatgggtgcttacataaagaaacaggttgccggtacaaacaaacctgtacgggtaggtaccgatcagtgcaggtataatatttcaatacaatcctattgactcacttataaaggaacaggttacctgtttacttgtttctttagaatattatacctgcactgatcggtatctacccgtacaggtttgtctgtaccagcaacctgtttctttatgtaagcaccctattTTGGGGTTGGCTTAGTTTCATGGgcgaaataaaattactaactaAGATTTAGTAGAGCTGTATTTCAAtggtaaaatatatgtatatgtagctgTTATAAGGCAAACTCTATTATATGGTTTCAAGTTAGTAAAAGGGGTCTGTAGTCAAATAAGAATTTCTAAATCCTGTATGTTTGATCTTTAAAATGTCTCAGCAGGAAAGGATCACAAAGATCATGGATATACATGTTTTTATAATAGCTTAAAATGAATTCCTGTAGTATAAACAACAGAGTCACAAACACCGAAAAGCCTCTACAAGTTGTATCTACTGTTGTGGCTAAAATAGCATACATAATTACCTTTTTATACAACTTAATCATTTCCTTAACATATTTCTTGTGTTGAACCACGTTGTATTGAACgttttggaatattttgaaCATTATAGGATTGTTTCGAGGATTCGGTTTAGCCCCCGCCACTGGCTGCAACACTTCAGCGTCTGTTGGAGGCATTTTACTGATATTGTAACTTAATGGACTTATTTATAGTGAGTTATCattaaatttaaaactattttcggTGTTTTCCACTCAGTTTCACTACTTTTTGAGATAAACAAATAAGTTCGTATAAATTCGCGCCCACAaccgttttgtttttaaatatttgacagTTTGACTTTTGACAATGACATTACATTTCAAGGCGCATGACGCCACGGGGTACGATGTTGccaactaaaaaaatatgaatattagaGTAGTAACGACTTAAACTATATAGTTACTTATTCAGTTACTTTTTCGTTATTTacggttttaaaaaaataacttgtttcgTAACGAGAAGAAAATAGGTGAAATTTTCAAGACTGTTGACTTTTCGTTGAATATTAGCCTAATTGCTTCAttgctaacaaaataaaaacaaaaaaaatattgtgtaaaagtTTAATGTGTCGTTTGGTAATACAATAGTatactttataaataattattaacttaaaaatattatgtacaaatcACATGATAGCAAAAATGAGTAAAAAGTAAATGGGTTGGTAGGTAttaccattaaaataattatggtggtaaattaaaataataaattatacaattagAAATATTAAGTAGGAAACAATTAAAAGcgaaagttaatatttttgataaattatgaaaaatatttttgtaaaatgttggagtcattttttttttcaaagaattattatattaaaaagccttattataatattttaatgttcagGAATCATCaccaatacaaatattattcctcgactatctacataaataaaatgaaagttttAATCATTGAACTATCTAAGTTTGATTTGTGCTGCGAATTTTTTAATTGAGGGAAGATGATCAACAATGGAATATGCTTGAATGtagaaatgttttttcttttttttttaatattattatatatcagGCTGGTATGATCTATgtctgatatatttatttatcgcaaccCTCAAAATAACAATTCTTCACGGTTACCTCAGTAAAATTCACAGTTCAACTCTGACAAGCGACATCAAGAAGTCTTTGCAACTtgagattattttattaataaaataaattataaataaaaactcaagATTCGCTATTGAGATTCCGTTTCCAAATAGCAATCGAAACTAACGGTTTGGAGAAAATAGttgcattttttaaagatacGAGTTAGAAACTGATTAGCCTTACAAAGGCTCGGTAGACTGCAGTAAATCGAAGAGATTATTCCTCATAAAATTGTTAGCTTCATAGTATTACTTAAGAGTAGTGCTAAAAGCGTTCGATCACTCCAGATCATCGATGAGGGAGTCTAGCTCCTTCTGCAGAGTGACAGATTCCTCTCTCTGTTTTAGAACATCGTCCTTCAAGCGGTCGACATTGGCCATGAGGAGGGCGTTGCCCTTCTTAAGCGCGTGCACCCTGGTCTCGTGTCGCTTCATACGTTTCGTTAGGTTTTCTTTCTTGTTGGGTAGAGGAGCATCCTGAAAAGTGTAAAATTTTTGGTGAGTTAAATGGTAGGTACATCCCAAAGTTAACTAGGCAAATCCATTAATGTGTCTTTAGGAAACCAGTAAGGATTTATACAAAAGTAGGATTACTTAATGGCAAAGAAAAACTTCCTTTAGTCTGCATATAATGTCTGTTTTATCTCGTGCTTAGTCTGAATTATTGGATCAATAAATAGGCCCATGATATTGATCAATTTTCTGTGTAATGTTACATCGTTTCATCTTACCTCTGGCTCACTTTCACTCTCCGTCTCACTCTCGGTGTCTTGTTCTGTTTCAGTCTCAGATTCTTCTTCTTCTGACTCTGACTTCTTCTCCTCTTCTGATTCTTCCTCCTCCTCCTCATCGTCTTCATCTTCTGAGCCACATTCCTTCATCATGGCCGCCATCTTGTCGACTTCGCGTTTCAACTCCTTGTATTTTCGTTTCTCCTCTCTGTCGATGGAAAGTTTCCAAAATTGTTACAATACAATCAAATTAACGTTAACATTGACGCAACGGATTATGTAGGCATCTTATCCAAGTTTAAAGGAAACATATGATATAATTAGAAACTTCTTCGTGGGGTGGcttgaaaaataacttatcaTCCTcggtaattttttgtaataagtctATGATAACTTTTTGATAATGAACTGATGGATTGATCAATTACACAGATAGAAAAGTATACAAAGTTCCTGTTCAAAGTCTAAAGTACTCACTTAAGCGCAGCCTGTTGGTTCTTGAGCGACATCTTGAAGCCCATACGCTCTCGCTTCATGTGATCCTGCTTTTCCTTCAGGTATCGGATCTTGTTCCTCATGTTGCGTACTTCCTTCTCCAGTCGCTTCTGCTTCTTTTCTTCGCTTTCCTCCTGTAATGTGATGGTTGAAACATTAATCTTGGGTACAGAGATTACCTATATCACAAAATTACTAACGTTTTTCTCTCAGTTGTTTATTGTTActacatttttattgcattatcAACTTTATATTTCAATATAGGTATGTTCTACTGTTTCTATTGAAGCTCCTGAGTTCATATGAAAGTCCCTCTCAGGCCTCTAGTGTTGATATAAAAGGCTATTTTTGTGATACAAATGAGTGATACCTCATTTAAACTGGATACCAACCTCTTCATCATCCGACTCCTCTTCTTCCTCGAAGCTGTCGTCCTTGGTAACGGACAGCTGTTTGATGGCGTGGCTCGAGCGCCGCGATCCCATGCTCGTTGGCATGATGCCCTGTAATATTGTTCATATATTGTTAGATATGTACTGTGTGGGTGAGAAAATTCTTAACTATGATATCATTCGACACGTCGGAGAACAAACTGATGACAGATTAGGTGAAATAGAAGAGTTTGATGcgattttttgtttacttaaatatgAAAAGGAGACAGATAAGTCAGAATCAGTACGCGTCAATAATCTGTTTTATGTTAAATATAGACATAAGATAAGACATGTTGAAACTCGAAATTAATTCAAATGAATCACAATTTTTTGTTGACGTGGTGCaggaaaattttgaaataataacattaatattttatcaaaacttgTCATCGCTAACTGTACATTCAGATAATATAAATAGCTTCCTTTTAGGTTATTTAAATATGCGAAAGCAAAATTCAAGGGCGTTGCAAAGTCATGATCGATCAAAGATAGATGATAAAGCCATACCTCGTCAGCCTCAACGTTAGTATAAGCATCATTAGTCTTAGCAACATTATTGTTAGCGTCAATCTGCCGTTTCCTCAAAGCATCAGCCTCAGGCGAGTTTACTTCAATGTTCAACAACCTGCATTCCTTCTCGAAATCGAGCTGTCGCTTTTGATAATAAGACATAGGCTCCTCAGATTGATCTTCGTTCTGGAAATTGTTAGTGAAGCAGTTATTTTGCGAAgcatttaattcataaaatcatGCAATCATTAATGTCTATCTGCCTAATTGAAACTGGTTTCGTTAGATTTATTAATAGCTTCTAAactatcattatttattgtgtttggACTTACCGACATAGCTTGTTCTAATTTCTTCTCTAATTCAGCGTTTCTTCTCTTCACTTCTTCTAGTTCTGTGAGAGCTGTGTCCCGATCTTCAGCAGCCTGTAAGTACTGTTTCTCCAAATTGTCAGCATTTTCTTTAGTCTTTTCTACCTCCATCTTTAGGTTGTTCACTAATCTCTCGTCGTAAGCATCAGTGACAGATATCACAGTCTTGTGCTGTTCTTGTTTGATGAAAGCTCTTTCTCTAGCTAACTCTGCTTCTAAGTTCGCTATCCTTGTTAGAAGTCGTTTGTTTTCTCTCTCTTGTGCTTCTTTGTTTctgtataaaataatcattaattaattctCTGAGAAGCCTTCTTTTTCTCAAATGAAGCCCACGATTTAATTGATACCTATTGTTACTAAATCTGATCATGACCATGTAAATCTAATCTTGGGCAGACGAAGGTGACTTTATCGGTAATTAATATGGTATTAGCCGCAATGCGGTTTCTTTAATCTTACATTTTTCCCAGACACGTAGTTTAATTTGTAtggaaactattaaataaagtgGCGATTTGTCACCTTTTGGCTATCGCTATGTGGAGTGGAATATTTCGGCAGTTGTAATCTGCTgttaaattatacatatatttacccTCTCTCTCACTCTTTGACAATCTACGCTTGTCGAAAGAGTTTGAAAATCTatcttacataaatattgtttagttttattatagcTTACCTTAGCTCAATGGCCAGTAACTGTTTAGTGGACTGCAAGTCGTCTCTGACCTTATCAATATCGTCCATCTCATCGATTTCTTCATCTTCAGCAGGGATCATACCAGGTATCTGAAACATTTTACCAGATTCTGTTTAGTTATGTccatgtttattaattttacaagtaggtataggtatattgtgtaaaaaatgGATAACATAAGGACAATTAagcataattagttatttatatgtttcGTATACAGTTTTCCGCAACCAAAAAACGCGTAATACTAAGAAATAATCTTATCTacttaaatatgattttattcaaCTGGCTGCAAATCTGAATGCGTAGAAAGATCATTATCGTACACAAATATTAGGTATTCAGGGGCTAGCTATTTGAGTTGTCgaaatataatttagaaaaaaacctGGAAACCCAACAAACACTGGAGACGCTTTCATCAAAAAGATGGGTCATTCATTAAAAAGGCAACTTTACATCGCGAAACCATCAGGAATATTCACCAAATTCAGACTGAGATCGCAGatctttatacctacatacttaattaattaatgctcaatccttctccgtgtgagaggaggcctgagcccagccgtgggacgataaaaaggctgtaacagtacaaAATAAGTGTGAAGTGGAGTACATATGCACTTACATGTGAATTACTCGCCTCTGCCGCGGCTAGACCGACTCCTGACGGTGACGACGCTAGGTTCGCCTGTGACATACTCTTCTGCACTTGTTCCTCTATCGTCATCTGCCTCCTGAACTTCCTCAATCCTTCCAGATTCGGTTTACTCCTATCattggtttttgttttcttcaacTTCACACCCTTAGAGATCTCTTTCAGCAACGCGTTGTGGGAGTTCGGTTTCTCGGACTCGAATATAAATTGACCCTTGTTCTTCACTACTGTCGATGTGGTTATAATTGGGCTTGACctgaaatataggtattatctTTTAGTTTGTCTGTTTTATGAGTCAGATTTTTAATTACTGCGAATTTTGAAATCATATCAACATCAATGTAATAACACATATTTTAAGAGATTAGATCGCTTAAGAAAGTGAAAATCATCATgatgttttgatgaaataaatattatgacacCTATGATTAATCTTCTGAAAGTATGTATTACAATGTACCCACCTGTCGTTACAAACAACATGTTTGAGCTTCTTTCCTTGTTCCACCTCCTTCATCATGTCAGTCCAGTCTGGTCTTCTCCTGGGTCTACTGCGGAGTTGCTCCAATCTCTTCAATTTCGCAGGGTCCACCGGTGCCTTCTTGAACTCCGGAGGAGGAGGCATTTTCGGTGGCATAGGAGGAGGCATCGGTGGTGGTGTGGGCTTCAGCAAACCTAGTTTAAGGATTTTAGAGATTGTATGAAATTCTGTTTAGATTTTAGATGTTGGACTCTCAGTATATACAAATGTACTCTGTGCTCGTTGGCCCATGagttgaaatatttcaaaataatatgtcaATTTTTGGGAGTATCGGTCATAAATCTAAATAGAATGGATTAAAAAGTTTCTTCTTGTACTTTTTGgactaagtttttattttgctggCTTTTATCCTCCAAAGGTTcgaaaaatattgttatcattGCCTAGTGATGCCTATCTAACTTTTCTACCCTTTTTTGCGCACACAAAAAACCTCATTAATCCTACTCCAATATAATGAAAGTGTGCCGAATACTTGTGCTAGTCCTGTCCGAATATTTTACGTCAAGTTACTTCACTACATTACCTTTAAACAAAGGTCCCTGATCATCCTCAGCTTCACCCATTTTCagcacaaaaaaaacacaaaacacttATCGAAAAACGGCCACGGCCTATATTGCCGATCACTGCACACAAATCCCACAAAAGTCTTCAACACACTTCAAAATGTCTCAGGATAGTTCGCAAAAGACTTGTTTCGTCGTAAGCTCGCATCTTAACTGAGGTATGGGTGCATTTACACCTGATCTGCGCACGCGACGCATGCGGAACTGAACAGTACTATTTTGGATCGCATTTAGACCACAAAATAGTCTGGCACACAGGAGATCAAAAGGTAACGACGTGGCTAGAAGCAACACTTGAAAGGGACATATTAATGTATGTTTTAATAAGTAGCGAAATAGAATCGTCGAACGCTGCATTTATTTGATAGATGATGATGGATAATTCAGAACTGTATTCAAGATAAGGTAAATCTGAAGAACCAAGACTgctgttttttattaaaaaatgacatAAGCAGCATAATTTCATGTTTATTGCAGCATAATTTtgcttatatacctatatatgcAATAACGCCCTGGAATGGACTCTTTGGAATTTTGATATATGTTAGCATAGCTGCATTTTGCGTTAGCGAAATCTACCATTTTTATCGCCACAAAAcagaattcaatattttttaaaatcttgaTTCGTGAAAGAAGTAGCGACAAGTCAAGAAAAAATATCTGAAGATAAAGCAACCGATATCTTTAAACAATAATCTCATTAGCAGCAGACAATACGCAGTGCCAACGTCGATACATATTGATGTCACCGCGATCTATCGCATACGATCCAACTCCTAAATATACGCTAGAAAGTGCCACTGTGTCAATGTTGATGTCACAACCAACAAAATAGAAAACTCTTTGTCTATTCTATTCTTGAGTTAATTGACTCATGGACTAGTCACTTATCTTCTATTTTTGACGTAAGGAGGAAGTCTCTATTCATTATTGcgtaatttataataataattatgaatttcgTCACTGAGACAAGATTTGCATCGAATCTATCTAGAAGGAATTTTTCAGTATTGAGTTTGGGTTTGCTTGACCGATAAGGTTGTTTACTGTCCTAATTCggaattattttctattgatAAGTAAACAGTTCTATTATTTACATCTATGATAAGATTGGCTGCTATCAATATTATGAATAGGATATTTACGTCTGTTGCATTATCCACTACAactaataaagtatttatttctagtAATATATGTAGTTACTTACTTCTCAAGCTCTCATTTTTTGTCAGCGTGTGACCTTTAGGTA encodes the following:
- the LOC110370828 gene encoding DNA ligase 1 isoform X1, which translates into the protein MPIGNVSKDTGARRESFRPPWVKEKDVEAPPSWMQKKLKPVESTTKTASVDPEPAAPAPAKTLKPALKKQATIKDKAENGVSAPVEEKLVKPSAAKQADQAAKPADEKPRFTRTALKSALKSEDKPSNDKADKPTLRSVRTIDDKAKEKSVTIVDKRPEKNGPTKANSTVNDKSDKSPVVNKDKPVTKVVNDKPAPKVVEKPAPKAPEKVVLKPVPVKEEPKPSPTKQETKPAAKAEPKGTDKAVEKSESSEMATKPPLDKGPSKLPPRKPSLQKQPSKDDMPVKKWRDPLHERVKENIDKTLNNEVPKGHTLTKNESLRSLLKPTPPPMPPPMPPKMPPPPEFKKAPVDPAKLKRLEQLRSRPRRRPDWTDMMKEVEQGKKLKHVVCNDRSSPIITTSTVVKNKGQFIFESEKPNSHNALLKEISKGVKLKKTKTNDRSKPNLEGLRKFRRQMTIEEQVQKSMSQANLASSPSGVGLAAAEASNSHIPGMIPAEDEEIDEMDDIDKVRDDLQSTKQLLAIELRNKEAQERENKRLLTRIANLEAELARERAFIKQEQHKTVISVTDAYDERLVNNLKMEVEKTKENADNLEKQYLQAAEDRDTALTELEEVKRRNAELEKKLEQAMSNEDQSEEPMSYYQKRQLDFEKECRLLNIEVNSPEADALRKRQIDANNNVAKTNDAYTNVEADEGIMPTSMGSRRSSHAIKQLSVTKDDSFEEEEESDDEEEESEEKKQKRLEKEVRNMRNKIRYLKEKQDHMKRERMGFKMSLKNQQAALKEEKRKYKELKREVDKMAAMMKECGSEDEDDEEEEEESEEEKKSESEEEESETETEQDTESETESESEPEDAPLPNKKENLTKRMKRHETRVHALKKGNALLMANVDRLKDDVLKQREESVTLQKELDSLIDDLE
- the LOC110370828 gene encoding DNA ligase 1 isoform X2, giving the protein MPIGNVSKDTGARRESFRPPWVKEKDVEAPPSWMQKKLKPVESTTKTASVDPEPAAPAPAKTLKPALKKQATIKDKAENGVSAPVEEKLVKPSAAKQADQAAKPADEKPRFTRTALKSALKSEDKPSNDKADKPTLRSVRTIDDKAKEKSVTIVDKRPEKNGPTKANSTVNDKSDKSPVVNKDKPVTKVVNDKPAPKVVEKPAPKAPEKVVLKPVPVKEEPKPSPTKQETKPAAKAEPKGTDKAVEKSESSEMATKPPLDKGPSKLPPRKPSLQKQPSKDDMPVKKWRDPLHERVKENIDKTLNNEVPKGHTLTKNESLRSLLKPTPPPMPPPMPPKMPPPPEFKKAPVDPAKLKRLEQLRSRPRRRPDWTDMMKEVEQGKKLKHVVCNDRSSPIITTSTVVKNKGQFIFESEKPNSHNALLKEISKGVKLKKTKTNDRSKPNLEGLRKFRRQMTIEEQVQKSMSQANLASSPSGVGLAAAEASNSHIPGMIPAEDEEIDEMDDIDKVRDDLQSTKQLLAIELRNKEAQERENKRLLTRIANLEAELARERAFIKQEQHKTVISVTDAYDERLVNNLKMEVEKTKENADNLEKQYLQAAEDRDTALTELEEVKRRNAELEKKLEQAMSGIMPTSMGSRRSSHAIKQLSVTKDDSFEEEEESDDEEEESEEKKQKRLEKEVRNMRNKIRYLKEKQDHMKRERMGFKMSLKNQQAALKEEKRKYKELKREVDKMAAMMKECGSEDEDDEEEEEESEEEKKSESEEEESETETEQDTESETESESEPEDAPLPNKKENLTKRMKRHETRVHALKKGNALLMANVDRLKDDVLKQREESVTLQKELDSLIDDLE